The following coding sequences are from one Deinococcus roseus window:
- a CDS encoding V-type ATP synthase subunit A: protein MSTKTGVVLKIAGPAVIAGGMYGAKMYDIVRVGTERLVGEIIRLDGDTAFVQVYEDTSGLTVGEPVATTGLPLSVELGPGMLNGIYDGIQRPLDKIREASGDFIARGIEVSALNRTQKWAFSPSVKAGDTISGSSILGTVPEFTFTHKILTPPNVSGVLKSVAAAGEYTIDDTIAELEDGTKLRLAHYWPVRQPRPVAKKKDPSLPFLTGMRILDVLFPLVMGGAAAIPGPFGSGKTVTQQSVAKYGNADIVVYVGCGERGNEMTDVLVEFPELEDPKTGNPLMQRTILIANTSNMPVAAREASVYTGITLAEYFRDQGYGVSLMADSTSRWAEALREISSRLEEMPAEEGYPPYLAAKLAAFYERAGAVVTLAGEDGAVSVIGAVSPAGGDMSEPVTQATLRITGAFWRLDAGLARRRHFPAINWNGSYSLFTPILDSWYRENVGPDFPELRGRISKILQEEAKLQEVVQLVGPDALQDNERLIIESGRMLRQDFLQQNGFDPVDASASMPKNYGLMKMMLKYYEKASDAVRKGATIDEILASTVNEKLSRARYVPEGEFAAYTTTVLNELDTAFAVKA, encoded by the coding sequence ATGAGCACCAAAACTGGTGTAGTCCTGAAAATTGCTGGTCCTGCGGTGATCGCTGGAGGCATGTACGGCGCCAAAATGTACGACATCGTGCGTGTGGGCACCGAACGCCTCGTGGGCGAGATCATCCGTCTGGACGGCGACACCGCCTTCGTGCAGGTGTACGAAGACACATCCGGTCTGACCGTGGGTGAGCCTGTGGCCACCACCGGACTGCCCCTCTCCGTGGAGCTTGGCCCCGGCATGCTGAACGGCATTTACGACGGCATCCAGCGCCCCCTGGACAAAATCCGCGAAGCCTCCGGCGACTTCATCGCCCGTGGCATCGAGGTGTCCGCCCTCAACCGCACCCAGAAGTGGGCTTTCAGCCCCAGCGTGAAGGCCGGCGACACCATCAGCGGATCCAGCATCCTGGGCACCGTGCCCGAGTTCACCTTCACCCACAAAATCCTCACCCCTCCCAACGTGAGCGGTGTGCTGAAGAGTGTGGCTGCTGCTGGTGAATACACCATCGACGACACCATCGCCGAACTGGAAGACGGCACCAAGCTGCGCCTGGCCCACTACTGGCCCGTGCGTCAGCCCCGCCCTGTCGCCAAGAAGAAAGACCCCAGCCTGCCCTTCCTCACCGGAATGCGCATTCTGGACGTGCTCTTCCCCCTGGTGATGGGTGGCGCAGCCGCCATCCCTGGTCCTTTCGGATCCGGCAAAACCGTGACCCAGCAGTCTGTGGCCAAATACGGCAACGCTGACATCGTGGTGTATGTGGGATGCGGCGAGCGCGGCAACGAGATGACCGACGTGCTGGTGGAATTCCCCGAACTGGAAGACCCCAAGACCGGCAACCCCCTGATGCAGCGCACCATCCTGATTGCCAACACCTCCAACATGCCTGTGGCTGCCCGTGAAGCCTCCGTGTACACCGGCATCACCCTCGCTGAATACTTCCGCGACCAGGGTTACGGTGTGTCCCTCATGGCAGACTCCACCAGCCGCTGGGCCGAGGCACTGCGTGAAATCTCCTCCCGTCTGGAAGAGATGCCCGCAGAAGAAGGGTACCCCCCTTATCTCGCCGCCAAACTGGCCGCCTTCTATGAGCGCGCCGGTGCCGTGGTGACCCTTGCTGGTGAAGATGGAGCCGTCTCTGTGATCGGCGCTGTTTCCCCCGCAGGTGGAGACATGTCCGAGCCCGTGACCCAGGCCACCCTGCGCATCACCGGTGCCTTCTGGCGTCTGGATGCAGGTCTGGCCCGCCGCCGTCACTTCCCCGCCATCAACTGGAACGGATCTTACTCCCTGTTCACCCCCATTCTGGACAGCTGGTACCGCGAAAACGTCGGTCCCGACTTCCCTGAACTGCGTGGACGCATCTCCAAGATCCTCCAGGAAGAAGCCAAGCTGCAAGAAGTGGTGCAACTGGTGGGTCCCGACGCGCTGCAGGACAACGAGCGTCTGATCATCGAATCCGGCCGCATGCTGCGCCAGGACTTCCTGCAACAGAACGGCTTCGACCCCGTTGATGCCAGCGCCTCCATGCCCAAGAACTACGGCCTCATGAAAATGATGCTGAAGTACTACGAAAAAGCATCCGACGCTGTGCGCAAAGGTGCCACCATCGACGAGATCCTCGCCAGCACCGTAAACGAAAAACTCTCCCGTGCCCGTTACGTGCCCGAAGGAGAATTCGCCGCTTACACCACCACCGTGCTGAACGAACTCGACACCGCCTTCGCTGTGAAAGCGTAA
- a CDS encoding V-type ATP synthase subunit B, which produces MLKKEYTDVSYISGPLLFVNAASDLNYGAIVEIKDAKGRIRGGQVIEVSTEYAVIQIFEETSGLDLASASVSLVEDIARLGVSKEMIGRRFNGLGRPIDGLPAVVAEQRLSINGQAMNPAARDKPEEFIQTGISTIDVNTSLIRGQKLPIFSGSGLPHNELAAQIARQAKVPGHEGDFAVVFAAMGLTQREVSFFTQEFERTGALARSILFLNKADDPAVERLLTPRMALTAAEYLAFEHDYHVLVILTDLTNYCEALREIGGAREEIPGRRGFPGYMYTDLASLYERAGVIQGKKGSVTQIPILSMPDDDITHPIPDLTGYITEGQIVVDRTLNRKGVYPPINPLPSLSRLMGNGIGKGKTRADHKNVSDQLFAAYSNGLDLRKLVAITGEDALTDNDKLYLRFADDFEEFFLNQGDQDRSIEDSLTVAWALLSKLPRSELTRIGKDSIDKFYGEKLDDMWRGGRNMGI; this is translated from the coding sequence ATGCTCAAAAAAGAGTACACCGATGTCAGTTACATCTCGGGTCCACTGCTGTTCGTCAACGCAGCCTCTGACCTGAACTACGGTGCCATCGTCGAGATCAAAGATGCCAAGGGCCGCATTCGCGGTGGACAGGTCATCGAAGTCTCCACCGAGTACGCCGTGATCCAGATCTTCGAAGAAACCTCTGGACTGGACCTGGCCTCTGCCAGTGTCAGCCTGGTGGAAGACATTGCCCGTCTGGGTGTGTCCAAAGAGATGATCGGCCGCCGCTTCAACGGTCTGGGCCGCCCCATCGACGGACTGCCTGCCGTGGTGGCCGAGCAGCGCCTCTCCATCAACGGACAGGCCATGAACCCTGCTGCCCGCGACAAGCCCGAAGAGTTCATTCAGACCGGCATCTCCACCATCGACGTGAACACCAGCCTGATCCGTGGACAGAAACTGCCCATCTTCTCCGGCTCCGGTCTGCCCCACAACGAACTGGCTGCCCAGATTGCCCGTCAGGCCAAAGTGCCCGGTCACGAAGGGGACTTCGCCGTGGTGTTCGCAGCGATGGGTCTGACCCAGCGCGAAGTGAGCTTCTTCACCCAGGAATTCGAAAGAACCGGCGCTCTGGCCCGTTCGATCCTCTTCCTGAACAAAGCAGACGACCCTGCCGTGGAACGACTGCTCACCCCCCGGATGGCCCTCACCGCCGCCGAGTACCTGGCTTTCGAGCATGACTACCACGTGCTGGTGATCCTGACGGATTTGACCAACTACTGTGAAGCCCTCCGTGAAATCGGTGGTGCCCGCGAAGAAATTCCCGGACGCCGTGGCTTCCCCGGATACATGTACACCGACCTTGCGTCCCTGTACGAGCGCGCCGGTGTGATCCAGGGCAAGAAGGGTTCTGTGACCCAGATTCCCATTCTCTCCATGCCCGACGATGACATCACCCACCCCATCCCTGACCTCACCGGATACATCACCGAAGGCCAGATCGTGGTGGACCGCACCCTGAACCGCAAAGGCGTGTACCCCCCCATCAACCCCCTGCCTTCCCTGAGCCGTCTGATGGGCAACGGAATCGGCAAGGGCAAAACCCGTGCAGACCACAAGAACGTTTCGGACCAGCTGTTCGCTGCATACTCGAACGGTCTGGACCTGCGCAAACTGGTGGCCATCACCGGTGAAGACGCCCTCACCGACAACGACAAACTGTACCTGCGCTTTGCAGATGACTTCGAAGAGTTCTTCCTCAACCAGGGAGACCAGGACCGCTCCATCGAAGACAGCCTGACCGTCGCATGGGCACTGCTCTCCAAACTCCCCAGAAGCGAGCTGACCCGCATCGGCAAAGATTCCATCGACAAGTTCTACGGTGAGAAGCTGGACGACATGTGGCGCGGTGGCCGCAACATGGGCATCTGA
- a CDS encoding alpha/beta hydrolase family protein, with amino-acid sequence MRFFLVLVFFVLVLAGLQAYQKTQQGHNVPADTQNTQIKKDLQQPEWNTTQQGTINLSRVRYDSEGLSIAGLVCAPRKLKDNTPLIMLEHGGFDTSTDPKRCAEYARLGYVIAQSAYRGQGGSEGKVEACQGEVQDSLALKQVVQERLKTRGVVHIGVSLGGCIALKAAAQQKDVKGVAILVTPMDFAQQIRILRATRPDALDRWYQIFGGTPEDAPEQYEKRQPLKEAALVDAPVLNLVAAQDPLIPYKQLCDLLVVRRKADRTVKVVHLARNGSASPPVQERYICEGEGKPALQLPAFRQEDVFVTYYNLYHTSTPHMWKTVQNFVFAVAPRP; translated from the coding sequence ATGCGTTTTTTCCTGGTTCTGGTCTTTTTTGTGCTGGTGCTGGCGGGGCTTCAGGCTTACCAGAAGACGCAGCAGGGCCATAATGTGCCAGCAGACACGCAGAACACGCAAATCAAAAAAGACCTGCAGCAACCCGAATGGAACACCACCCAGCAGGGCACCATCAACCTCAGTCGGGTGCGTTATGACAGTGAGGGCCTGAGCATTGCTGGTCTGGTGTGCGCTCCACGCAAGCTCAAGGACAACACCCCCCTGATCATGCTGGAACATGGGGGGTTTGACACGTCCACCGATCCGAAGCGCTGTGCAGAGTACGCCCGTCTGGGTTATGTGATTGCCCAGAGTGCCTACAGGGGCCAGGGCGGCAGTGAAGGCAAGGTGGAAGCCTGTCAGGGCGAGGTGCAGGATTCCCTGGCCCTCAAGCAGGTGGTGCAGGAACGCCTGAAAACCAGAGGGGTGGTGCACATCGGGGTGAGCCTGGGAGGATGCATTGCCCTCAAGGCCGCTGCACAGCAAAAAGACGTGAAAGGGGTGGCCATTCTGGTGACCCCCATGGATTTTGCGCAGCAGATTCGAATTCTGAGGGCCACCCGCCCGGACGCTTTAGACCGCTGGTACCAGATTTTTGGGGGCACCCCCGAAGATGCACCTGAACAGTACGAGAAACGCCAGCCCCTCAAAGAGGCGGCCCTGGTGGATGCTCCGGTGCTCAATCTGGTGGCCGCCCAGGACCCCCTGATTCCCTACAAACAGCTTTGTGACCTGCTTGTGGTGCGCAGGAAAGCAGACCGGACGGTCAAGGTGGTGCATCTGGCCCGCAATGGGTCTGCCAGCCCGCCTGTGCAGGAAAGGTACATCTGTGAGGGGGAGGGCAAACCTGCCCTGCAACTTCCAGCGTTCAGGCAGGAGGATGTTTTCGTGACCTATTACAACCTGTACCACACCAGCACCCCCCACATGTGGAAGACCGTGCAGAATTTTGTTTTTGCAGTGGCCCCCCGGCCCTGA
- a CDS encoding V-type ATPase subunit subunit G family protein, with protein sequence MEASSGRIISELAQKERALAAEIEAAQTEAKRTIENAEAEAKRILSEAETVARQLATNNAQRLTAEQERIRNAERETATASVEGDKARAQGRVGQAVDLILKAVLP encoded by the coding sequence TTGGAAGCGTCGAGTGGTCGAATCATCAGCGAACTCGCTCAGAAGGAGCGTGCGCTCGCAGCTGAGATCGAAGCAGCCCAGACGGAAGCCAAACGCACCATCGAGAACGCCGAAGCAGAAGCAAAACGCATTCTGTCCGAAGCTGAAACGGTGGCACGTCAACTGGCAACCAACAACGCGCAACGACTGACAGCCGAGCAGGAACGCATCCGCAATGCGGAGCGCGAAACTGCAACAGCATCTGTCGAAGGCGACAAAGCCCGTGCACAAGGGCGCGTTGGTCAGGCTGTGGATCTCATCTTGAAGGCGGTACTCCCGTGA
- a CDS encoding V0D/AC39 family V-type ATPase subunit has translation MADDYGYINARVKMMRGSLLENRQLDEAVSAATYAEYLRVLSETPIREDLGDATAQGAGLGELDAALSKNLFRVVRKVQGLASGEAKKEVDTLVARWDLLNIKTLVRGVLTGRSSQDILAGLIPAGTIKWGVLQAAANSTDLASLAQTLSIGGGFLGRALRQAVSSGTNELLDVEVTLDQEYYRAALSAARGNNLRRYLAREVDVRNILTALQLRGGTVSARYFVPGGSLSEGDFLRIAGGDNAVSNSDLQPLLEAGSLDRAEVLSRLLLDQAAKNVAMTDVLGAGVVLDFLRRKEIEIAKLRLIGRGKFYGVPGDSIRQELGNA, from the coding sequence GTGGCAGACGATTACGGATACATCAACGCCCGCGTCAAGATGATGCGCGGCTCACTGCTCGAAAACCGCCAGCTGGATGAGGCGGTCTCTGCAGCCACCTACGCCGAGTACCTGCGGGTGCTCTCCGAGACCCCCATCCGGGAAGACCTCGGAGACGCCACCGCCCAGGGAGCCGGACTGGGCGAGCTGGACGCTGCCCTCAGCAAAAACCTCTTCCGGGTGGTCCGCAAGGTTCAGGGCCTCGCCAGTGGCGAAGCCAAGAAAGAAGTGGACACCCTGGTGGCCCGCTGGGATTTGCTCAACATCAAAACCCTGGTGCGCGGTGTGCTCACCGGACGCAGCTCACAGGACATTCTGGCCGGACTGATTCCTGCCGGAACCATCAAGTGGGGTGTTCTGCAGGCCGCCGCCAACAGCACCGACCTGGCCAGCCTGGCCCAGACCCTCTCCATTGGCGGAGGTTTCCTGGGACGCGCCCTGCGTCAGGCCGTGTCCAGCGGAACCAATGAACTGCTGGATGTGGAAGTGACCCTCGACCAGGAATATTACCGTGCAGCGCTTTCTGCTGCCCGTGGCAACAACCTCAGGCGTTACCTGGCCCGTGAAGTGGACGTGCGCAACATCCTGACCGCCCTGCAACTGCGTGGCGGCACCGTGAGTGCCAGATACTTCGTGCCGGGTGGATCCTTAAGCGAAGGGGATTTCCTGCGCATTGCTGGCGGCGACAATGCTGTTTCCAACAGTGACCTGCAACCCCTGCTGGAAGCCGGAAGCCTGGACCGTGCCGAAGTCCTCAGCAGACTGCTGCTGGACCAGGCCGCCAAAAACGTGGCCATGACCGACGTGCTGGGTGCAGGTGTGGTGCTGGACTTCCTGCGCCGCAAGGAAATCGAGATTGCCAAACTGCGTCTGATCGGACGTGGCAAGTTCTACGGGGTTCCCGGAGACAGCATCAGACAGGAGCTCGGAAATGCATAA
- a CDS encoding V-type ATP synthase subunit D, with protein sequence MAGQISPTRTALLASKAQKKLASDGADLLKRKRDALIGEFFALVKDALAAREALASVSKGAYLSLFTAKAWDSPEAVESLALARPSELQVDLQVESVYGVKVPKIDLPEFSSDVPFSPIGVGARTMTAAQEFQKVLAAIISVAATETKLRRIGEEIKKTSRRVNALEQIVIPGVEDDIRFIRGVLDQREREESFRLKKIKAKLEREEENAQKEAREAQQAAD encoded by the coding sequence ATGGCCGGACAAATCAGCCCCACCCGCACTGCACTGCTCGCCAGCAAGGCCCAGAAAAAACTGGCCAGCGATGGTGCAGACCTGCTCAAAAGAAAAAGAGACGCCCTGATCGGAGAATTCTTCGCGCTGGTGAAGGACGCCCTCGCCGCCCGTGAAGCCCTTGCTTCCGTGTCCAAGGGTGCCTACCTCAGCCTGTTCACCGCCAAAGCCTGGGACAGCCCCGAAGCTGTCGAGAGCCTTGCCCTCGCCCGTCCAAGCGAGCTGCAGGTCGATCTGCAGGTGGAAAGCGTGTACGGCGTGAAGGTTCCCAAAATTGACCTTCCCGAATTCTCCAGCGACGTGCCCTTTTCCCCCATCGGGGTGGGTGCCCGCACCATGACCGCTGCACAGGAGTTTCAGAAGGTGCTCGCTGCCATCATCAGCGTGGCCGCCACCGAAACCAAACTGCGCCGCATCGGGGAAGAAATCAAAAAGACCTCCCGCCGTGTGAACGCCCTGGAACAGATCGTGATTCCTGGCGTGGAAGACGACATCCGCTTCATCCGTGGGGTTCTGGACCAGCGTGAACGCGAAGAGTCTTTCCGTCTGAAGAAGATCAAAGCCAAACTGGAGCGCGAAGAAGAAAACGCCCAGAAGGAAGCCCGCGAAGCGCAGCAAGCAGCGGATTAA
- a CDS encoding DedA family protein, with the protein MSLNPVLLHGLLFVVLLIEGVGVPGIPFELLWVTEGLLIHAGKTTFWEAVLWGTLGNWIGNVLGYVFGHKIAAYLPEKARNAIELKDVKRWYEKYDFWVIIISRWVGFLRTPFILYAGAAGMSLRRYTVFSLIGAFLWVGVWQYGLWKSGEAFLKWWQQYQLWIILGCVLIGAVSVAFMLRKKPAARTAEGEP; encoded by the coding sequence TTGAGTTTGAACCCCGTGCTTTTGCATGGCCTGCTTTTTGTGGTGCTGCTGATCGAAGGGGTGGGCGTTCCGGGCATTCCTTTTGAACTGCTGTGGGTCACAGAGGGGTTGCTGATTCATGCTGGGAAAACCACCTTCTGGGAGGCGGTGTTGTGGGGCACGCTGGGGAACTGGATTGGAAACGTGCTGGGTTATGTGTTTGGCCACAAAATTGCAGCTTACCTGCCCGAGAAAGCCCGCAATGCCATTGAACTCAAAGATGTGAAGCGCTGGTATGAGAAATACGATTTCTGGGTGATCATCATCAGCCGCTGGGTGGGTTTTCTGCGCACCCCTTTCATTCTGTATGCAGGTGCGGCGGGAATGAGCCTCAGGCGCTACACAGTGTTCAGCCTGATCGGGGCTTTTCTGTGGGTGGGTGTGTGGCAGTACGGCCTCTGGAAATCGGGCGAGGCTTTCCTGAAGTGGTGGCAGCAATACCAGCTCTGGATCATTCTGGGGTGTGTGCTGATTGGGGCGGTCAGTGTGGCTTTCATGCTCAGGAAGAAGCCTGCTGCCAGAACTGCAGAAGGTGAGCCTTAA
- a CDS encoding V-type ATP synthase subunit F, which produces MHKVVVLADSETATGYRLAGVEVVEATAETAVKALEGLITQGNYGLVAVDSGLIADPARAAERAMRGRDLPILLPIPSLRDAFSTETVDAKAYMGKLVRDTIGFDIKL; this is translated from the coding sequence ATGCATAAGGTCGTGGTTCTCGCAGATTCAGAAACCGCCACCGGCTACCGCCTGGCAGGTGTGGAAGTCGTCGAAGCCACCGCAGAAACCGCAGTGAAAGCCCTGGAGGGTCTGATCACCCAGGGCAATTACGGTCTGGTCGCTGTGGATTCCGGCCTGATTGCCGATCCTGCCAGGGCTGCCGAGCGGGCCATGCGTGGACGGGACCTTCCCATCCTGCTGCCCATCCCCAGCCTCAGGGACGCCTTCAGCACCGAAACCGTCGACGCCAAAGCCTACATGGGCAAACTGGTGCGCGACACCATCGGCTTCGACATCAAGCTTTAA
- a CDS encoding V-type ATP synthase subunit K yields the protein MKKLATVLAVIALASVAFAQEAATNSDVLVAGLKAIGAGLALGLGAIGTGIAQGRIGAAAAGVTAESPEKFGQMLIWFVIPETLVIFGFVGLFLLK from the coding sequence ATGAAGAAACTGGCTACTGTTCTCGCTGTTATTGCTCTCGCAAGCGTTGCTTTCGCTCAGGAAGCTGCCACCAACTCTGACGTGCTGGTCGCTGGTCTGAAAGCCATCGGCGCAGGTCTCGCCCTCGGTCTCGGCGCCATCGGCACCGGCATTGCCCAGGGCCGCATCGGTGCTGCCGCTGCCGGCGTGACCGCCGAAAGCCCCGAGAAGTTCGGTCAGATGCTGATCTGGTTCGTGATTCCCGAAACCCTGGTGATCTTCGGTTTCGTGGGCCTGTTCCTCCTCAAGTAA
- a CDS encoding V-type ATP synthase subunit I translates to MISKMQQVTIAARKSDARRLISALQDAGVLHITPVETQELSTGALTGQDAEDRKNTERLLARVDTTLGELGNPVLPSGALPAEANWESTVEAVARDSNALTHQRTGLEADLALAQSFSDVVKALAEVAQGLDASKRLAVVPFTLDAKQDAALLQQTLQSDLKDRFAMDFKPVGALRAGVVVVKNQDRDAARQALSKARVGELRLPGRFDSMPLGDAAAELSRVSREAPGQLQGIRDRLNSIGQQQGSTLNAIRDALKDRVTAFEVQAQSARGKYGIALQGFVPADQAGDLQNALKQFDVAIEMQAADEHHSENVPVKLKNNGYVQNFEFLLNVSQPPRYGTFDPSWIVSFFFPLFFGFVIADIGLGLLFLFVSLWAMGQSRAGKSVTIGFMGLVLDPRTLGQVATVLTTMSLWAILWGLLTGEFFGNFFEHLGIFYIDPNLIQNVWGVQVAHHAAEAGHAAEEARGLFPILYPRVDSGFAGTVMVHTLYIGILFLLWSWGLKAQLGLKHGHMNHFWEGVGMIGGLVGLIMVAWISQAGKELGAIGDSTDPRFWVMVIGFLVFIVGVVMSKMGMMTIELLSQGGNIISFSRLFAVGLASAILANLATDLGWGLYESMGAIGAILGILLALLVHAFAIALTIIGHVMQPLRLNYVEFLNPTGFYTETGPRYNPLRKLSKQK, encoded by the coding sequence GTGATCTCGAAAATGCAGCAAGTCACCATTGCCGCCCGCAAGAGCGATGCAAGAAGACTGATTTCTGCTTTGCAGGATGCCGGAGTGCTACACATCACCCCCGTCGAAACCCAGGAACTTTCCACCGGAGCCCTGACCGGGCAGGATGCTGAAGACCGTAAAAACACGGAGCGCCTGCTCGCCCGCGTGGACACCACCCTCGGTGAGCTCGGGAATCCCGTTCTCCCCAGTGGCGCTCTGCCCGCAGAAGCCAACTGGGAAAGCACTGTTGAGGCTGTGGCCAGAGACAGCAATGCCCTCACCCACCAGCGCACTGGCCTGGAAGCAGACCTTGCTCTGGCCCAGTCGTTCTCTGATGTGGTGAAAGCACTGGCTGAAGTGGCGCAGGGCCTTGACGCTTCCAAACGTCTCGCTGTGGTTCCTTTCACCCTGGACGCCAAACAGGATGCTGCATTGCTGCAGCAGACCCTGCAAAGCGACCTGAAAGACCGCTTCGCCATGGATTTCAAACCCGTGGGTGCTTTGCGTGCAGGTGTGGTCGTGGTCAAAAACCAGGACCGCGATGCTGCCCGCCAGGCCCTCTCCAAAGCACGTGTGGGCGAACTTCGCCTGCCCGGACGCTTTGACAGCATGCCCCTCGGGGACGCCGCTGCAGAACTGAGCCGGGTCAGCCGCGAGGCCCCCGGTCAACTGCAAGGCATCCGCGACCGTCTGAACAGCATCGGGCAGCAACAGGGCAGCACCCTGAACGCCATCCGGGACGCCCTCAAAGACCGCGTGACGGCCTTTGAAGTGCAGGCCCAGAGTGCCCGTGGCAAGTACGGCATTGCCCTGCAAGGCTTCGTGCCTGCAGATCAGGCTGGCGACCTGCAAAATGCCCTCAAGCAATTTGATGTGGCCATCGAGATGCAAGCTGCAGACGAGCACCACTCTGAAAACGTTCCGGTCAAACTCAAGAACAATGGATACGTCCAGAACTTTGAGTTCCTGCTGAATGTTTCTCAGCCTCCCCGTTATGGCACTTTTGATCCCAGCTGGATTGTCAGTTTCTTCTTCCCCCTGTTCTTCGGTTTCGTGATCGCAGACATCGGGCTGGGGCTGCTGTTCCTGTTCGTCTCCCTGTGGGCGATGGGTCAATCCAGAGCAGGCAAAAGCGTCACCATTGGATTCATGGGCCTGGTGCTCGATCCCAGAACCCTGGGTCAGGTGGCCACCGTGCTCACCACCATGAGCCTCTGGGCCATCCTGTGGGGCCTCCTCACCGGAGAGTTCTTCGGCAACTTCTTTGAACACCTGGGCATCTTCTACATCGATCCCAACCTGATTCAGAACGTCTGGGGTGTCCAGGTGGCCCACCATGCTGCAGAAGCGGGTCATGCTGCAGAAGAAGCCAGAGGCCTGTTTCCCATCCTCTACCCCCGTGTGGATTCTGGGTTCGCTGGCACCGTGATGGTGCACACCCTGTACATCGGCATCCTCTTTCTGCTGTGGAGCTGGGGCCTCAAAGCCCAGCTGGGCCTGAAGCACGGCCACATGAACCACTTCTGGGAAGGCGTGGGCATGATTGGCGGTCTGGTTGGCCTGATCATGGTGGCCTGGATTTCTCAGGCAGGCAAAGAACTGGGTGCCATCGGTGACAGCACCGATCCCCGTTTCTGGGTCATGGTCATTGGCTTCCTGGTCTTCATCGTGGGCGTTGTGATGTCCAAGATGGGCATGATGACCATTGAACTGCTGTCCCAGGGCGGCAACATCATCAGCTTCAGCCGTCTTTTTGCTGTGGGTCTGGCTTCGGCCATCCTGGCCAACCTGGCCACCGACCTCGGCTGGGGACTGTATGAAAGCATGGGCGCGATCGGTGCCATCCTCGGCATCTTGCTGGCCCTGCTGGTGCATGCCTTTGCCATTGCCCTGACCATCATCGGACACGTGATGCAGCCTTTGCGTTTGAATTACGTGGAATTCTTAAACCCCACCGGCTTCTACACCGAAACCGGCCCCCGCTACAATCCGCTGAGAAAACTCAGCAAGCAAAAGTGA
- a CDS encoding V-type ATP synthase subunit E: MSNLASILETEVREEIAQVKRQSQEKAAEIVNQAKEQAQNLLESRKRALEGEFNAGVVRAKSAASLEVAALRLSAADSVQKRAFVEAEQKIRDLANSQSAEYRTILGKLIEEARGAIAEPETVEVNPADLLLAQDVLADLGLNVPVKGNEQVQTGVRLVAKGARTSVQNTLLGRLAQTRDSLASQVARVLAQ; encoded by the coding sequence ATGTCAAACCTTGCATCGATTCTCGAAACTGAAGTCCGCGAGGAAATCGCGCAGGTCAAGCGGCAATCCCAGGAGAAAGCTGCTGAGATCGTGAACCAGGCCAAAGAGCAGGCACAAAACCTGCTGGAAAGCCGGAAACGCGCCCTCGAAGGTGAATTCAATGCGGGAGTCGTGCGGGCGAAGAGTGCTGCAAGTTTAGAAGTTGCAGCACTCCGCCTCTCAGCAGCGGACAGCGTGCAAAAACGCGCTTTCGTCGAGGCAGAACAAAAAATCCGCGACCTGGCGAACAGCCAGTCTGCTGAGTACCGCACGATCCTCGGGAAACTCATCGAAGAAGCCAGAGGAGCCATCGCTGAACCCGAAACGGTTGAAGTGAACCCTGCTGACCTGCTGCTGGCCCAGGATGTGCTGGCCGACCTCGGCCTGAATGTTCCTGTGAAGGGCAACGAGCAGGTTCAGACCGGTGTGCGTCTTGTGGCCAAGGGTGCCCGCACCAGCGTGCAGAACACCCTCCTCGGACGCCTCGCCCAAACCCGCGACAGCCTTGCTTCTCAGGTGGCCCGCGTTCTGGCCCAATAA